The Tripterygium wilfordii isolate XIE 37 chromosome 17, ASM1340144v1, whole genome shotgun sequence genome has a window encoding:
- the LOC119982815 gene encoding LOW QUALITY PROTEIN: boron transporter 1-like (The sequence of the model RefSeq protein was modified relative to this genomic sequence to represent the inferred CDS: deleted 1 base in 1 codon) — MEETFVPFRGIKNDIRGRLMCYKQDWTGGFKAGFRILAPTTYIFFASAIPVISFGEQLERDTGNDLKLYPLAYLMNKYKCRFNLNLEWFLLSEGVLTAVQTLASTALCGIIHSIIGGQPLLILGVAEPTVIMYTFMFNFAKERSDLGRDMFLAWTGWVCVWTAILLFLLAILGACSIINRFTRVAGELFGLLIAMLFMQQAIKGLVDEFRIPKRSDPKLTEFIPSWRFSNGMFALVLSFGLLLTALRSRKARSWRYGSGWLRSLIADYGVPLMVVVWTAISYIPKESVPEGIPRRLFSPNPWSPGAYANWTVIKEMLNVPIFYIIGAFIPASMIAVLYYFDHSVASQLAQQKDFNLRKPPSYHYDLLLLGFLTLLCGLIGIPPSNGVIPQSPMHTKSLATLKHQLLRNRLVASARGSVRKNESLGQLYGNMQEAYQQMQTPLIYQNPADRGLKDLKESTIQAVSSMGNMNAPVDETVFDIEKEIDDLLPVEVKEQRLSNLLQATMVGGCVAALPVLKMIPTSVLWGYFAFMAIESLPGNQFWERILLLFTAPSRRYKVLEDYHATFVETVPFKTIATFTMFQTTYLLACFGLTWVPIAGLMFPLMIMILVPIRQYFLPKFFKGVHLQDLDAAEYEEAPALPFNLATEAELGAGASPYAGDTEILDEVITRSRGEFKHTGSPKITSSTATPANDPRVLQSPSISYSPRLSELKGESSPKASPRGPSPRAVELGSSKLGKSPSTSASN; from the exons ATGGAAGAGACGTTCGTGCCTTTTCGCGGAATCAAGAATGATATTCGGGGGAGATTGATGTGTTACAAGCAAGACTGGACTGGTGGGTTCAAGGCAGGTTTCAG GATTTTGGCTCCAACCACATACATATTCTTCGCTTCCGCGATTCCGGTCATTTCATTTGGCGAGCAACTGGAGAGGGATACTGGTAAT GATCTCAAATTATACCCGTTGGCTTACTTGATGAATAAGTATAAATGTAGGTTTAATCTAAATCTTGAATGGTTTCTACTTTCAGAGGGAGTCCTCACAGCAGTTCAAACCCTCGCATCCACTGCACTTTGCGGGATTATACATTCGATCATCGGTGGACAACCTCTGCTGATACTAGGAGTTGCAGAGCCTACTGTCATTATGTACACATTTATGTTCAACTTTGCGAAAGAGAGATCGGATTTGGGTCGCGACATGTTTCTCGCTTGGACTGGATG GGTATGTGTCTGGACAGCAATCTTGCTGTTCTTGCTGGCCATCTTAGGCGCTTGTTCAATTATCAATAGGTTTACTCGTGTCGCCGGAGAATTGTTCGGTCTGCTCATCGCAATGCTCTTCATGCAACAAGCCATCAAA GGACTTGTCGATGAGTTTCGCATTCCGAAACGATCAGACCCAAAATTGACAGAGTTCATACCTTCTTGGAGGTTTTCAAATGGGATGTTCGCTCTGGTTTTGTCATTTGGTTTGCTTCTAACTGCATTGAGAAGCAGAAAGGCAAGATCCTGGAGATATGGATCTG GTTGGCTTAGAAGCCTCATAGCAGACTATGGAGTGCCATTAATGGTTGTAGTCTGGACTGCTATTTCCTACATACCAAAGGAAAGTGTCCCGGAAGGGATCCCGCGCCGTCTCTTTAGCCCGAATCCTTGGTCTCCTGGTGCATATGCGAACTGGACTGTCATTAAG GAAATGCTAAATGTTCCAATCTTCTACATAATTGGAGCTTTCATTCCTGCATCAATGATTGCAGTACTTTACTACTTCGACCATAGTGTAGCATCTCAACTTGCTCAGCAAAAAGACTTCAACTTAAGAAAGCCCCCTTCATATCATTACGACTTACTTCTTCTCGGATTTTTG ACATTACTTTGTGGACTTATTGGAATCCCTCCCTCAAATGGAGTTATCCCACAATCTCCAATGCATACAAAGAGTCTGGCTACTCTTAAACACCAG TTGCTTCGTAATCGGCTTGTTGCATCTGCGCGCGGAAGTGtgagaaagaatgaaagcttgggGCAGCTGTATGGAAACATGCAAGAAGCATATCAACAAATGCAGACCCCTTTAATATATCAAAATCCCGCAGACAGA GGCCTAAAGGACTTGAAGGAATCAACAATTCAAGCAGTTTCAAGTATGGGAAACATGAATGCCCCAGTTGATGAAACAGTGTTTGACATTGAGAAGGAAATCGATGATCTATTGCCCGTTGAAGTGAAAGAACAACGTCTCAGTAACTTGCTTCAAGCTACAATGGTGGGAGGATGTGTTGCAGCCCTCCCAGTTCTAAAAATGATCCCAACTTCAGTCCTCTGGGGCTACTTTGCCTTTATGGCCATAGAAAGTTTACCTGGAAACCAGTTTTGGGAGAGGATATTATTGCTATTCACTGCTCCAAGCAGAAGATACAA AGTCCTTGAAGATTACCATGCCACTTTTGTCGAAACTGTGCCGTTCAAGACAATTGCGACATTTACCATGTTCCAAACAACTTATTTGCTCGCATGTTTTGGACTTACTTGGGTTCCAATTGCCGGTCTAATGTTTCCTCTGATGATCATGATTCTGGTACCTATACGACAATACTTTCTTCCTAAGTTTTTCAAAGGGGTACATCTTCAAGACTTGGATGCAGCAGAGTATGAAGAGGCACCAGCTTTACCGTTCAATCTTGCAACG GAGGCGGAGCTGGGTGCTGGAGCTTCTCCTTATGCAGGGGACACTGAGATTTTAGATGAAGTTATAACTAGAAGTCGCGGGGAATTTAAGCATACGGGCAGTCCTAAGATTACAAGCTCCACAGCAACACCAGCAAATGACCCCAGAGTCCTTCAAAGCCCAAGTATTTCCTACAGTCCTCGGTTAAGCGAACTAAAAGGGGAGAGCAGTCCCAAAGCTAGTCCAAGAGGACCAAGTCCAAGAGCAGTAGAACTAGGATCATCTAAATTGGGCAAGAGTCCTTCAACCTCAGCATCAAACTAG